The DNA window tcaaatcatgtttttatattgcagctgaagttttcgttttctataatggagagtggaaacttgatgctgatggaatactgttttttgatgcatcttcaatcaaaacatttgatctaccccaaaatactcgttatgctgaattacttgatatactctACGATAGACTTAATCTCCAGATATCAGcatacgatttagtgctccaagtgaagtatgatattccgaatatcagaaatccaaaacctgtttttattgataatgatggggatttgaacacatatctatcacgcttgattttgggtcgaacagtgtcaccattgtgtgtatctgtagtggagaagtcagcgtttactaaagaaaagataccactacttacatacccaactcaagaaagtatactaccaccacaacttactcagaaatttgttccacctgttgtacccttggaattctttgttgaaagtcaaaatgaagccggagaaacctctttgcctcacatcccacttactcaggacttgcatgttaatagtggtgaaaaagcatcaatacctatacatccaagtgcaagaagatcatcattgggtacaccaactagtgcaagaaaggcatcaaatggtacaccaacaagtgcaagaagatcatcaatgggtacaccatctagtgcaagacgatcttcaatgggtacaccatcgacagacccgacagacacatcaccgccagaccccacatttgcgatggcattaactagtgaaaccgtattggaagttggttcgttctttgaaaataaaaaagaacttcaacttgctctatataaatatgcgatggccaatcattttgaattcaaagtggagaagtcaagaaaaaatctttgggaactcaaatgtttggatgagacatgcaagtggagtttgcgggctgtgaaaggtaagttttctgagatgtttgagatccggacatttgagcatcaacactcatgctcaacTTTGTCGAGGCcgaagaaaaaaatgcaaacaccagcatgggttattgggcagtgcgtgaagagcaagtacatggaccatcatcataaccacttgcctaagaaaataattgaagacatgcagacaacttatgggatatttttgacttataataaggcatggagggcaagggaaaatgctttaatagcggtgcgagggacggtagaggattcttatggaatactgccatcatacctttacatgttggagaagtgtaatcctggtaccataaccgacatacagacagacgagctcggtcacttcaagtatatgttcatgtccctaggcctctcaattaggggtttcaaatccttttgccgtcctgtattatgtgttgatgctagttttcttaagcacaaggtgggtggtcaattattggtggctattgcattggatgcgaatgagcaactatatcctgtcgcattcggcgttgttgattcagagaataataactcctggacttatttcatgcaaaaactgagagacgcaattggattagttgatgatctcgtcttcgtatccgacagacacccaagcatcgctaatgccttgtgtgctgttttcccagaagcagaccacggtgcgtgcacatatcacataaagatgaatattgtggccaaattcaaaagtgataagTGTCATGCGGAGTTTGATTCGGCTTCAAGGGCATACACTGTCCACGAATTTAATCGTTGGTTTCAGAAAATCAAGGTTAAAGATCAccggattgctgcctatttggaagaaattgggttcccaagatggagtagagcattttttcccggtaagcgatacaatcaactgacaagcaattatgctgagagtttcaatagtcagagcagggaagccagaaagtatcccatttcagaaatggctgagtatttaagattcacaatacaacaatggtttaacgatagaagagaaagagcgtctaatcacgaagaagttttatctccaaattatgagaaggtgttacgtgagggattcgagaaggccagattTTATACAGTCCAATcccttaaccgattcgagttttatgtgcatgacaatcagtcccatttcaaagtcaatttgaaagacatgaactgcacttgtagagtaTTCGAAGTTTCGGgacttccttgtacgcatgcaatggctgctgcccgtagtcagaatttggtttcttatgacttctgttcaaggtattaatatctagctcacgtgttcattctgtttaaccaattaataattcTGTTGTGTTacacaggtattacacaactgagtgttggataaattcatatgccgagacatgttatcctcccggtgatgaagaaaattgggatgttcccgaacatatcaagcaacgttcgtgtcttaaaccaaatgtgaaggttaagaaaggcagaccacaaacaaagcgtaggtcatcccagggtgaggtccgtaagatcccgagacgatgcagctcatgtggtgggcttggacataatagggcaacatgcaaagcagttatgcctgcaccatctactgcacgagcttcatcatctaagcagcatgactcatcatctaagcagcatgactcatcatctcaacaatatgaacctttagcttgatagatactatgttgtaatatatgttgttaattgaactATGGTACTGGTATGTTGTTAATTCAGGTTTAATGTGTTAATTCAGGTTTAATGTTTATGTTGTATGTTCTAGTAGTAGTATATGAGTAGGGAAACGAtgagtattaatttatcgaaaCGGGAGGAACTTAGCGGAACGgaagggacttagcgaatcgaaaagtgctaacttagcgaaacggaagggacttagcgaatcgaaaactgctaacttagcgaaacggaagggacttagcgaatcgaaaactgctaacttagcgaaacgaagggTACTTGGCGAATCGAAAACtgctaacttagcgaaacgaagggtacttggcgaaacgaaaagtgctaacttagcgaaacgaagggtacttggcgaaacgaaggCTACTAACTTATCTTTTTTGTAGGTTGAAGGGTCaatttacaatacatcaatttacacaaaataatttacaatacatcatccaacttccaaaatattcatcaaggtttacaatacatcaaaataagttatcacttttacacaaaataatgtttaaggttCCATAATCTAATGGAATAACCTGACCGCCATCTTCTGCCTAAAAAACCCCATGTTTTCTGAGGTCACATTGTGCACGGGTTGATTAGCGGTCAAGTGTTCCATGTACATTAGCGTGAAGACCCCACAGTCCCCGCTCTCTGTTGCCCGTGGGACTTCTCCAACCTTAGCAGCAGCGGTTTTCACTTTGGGGTGTGGAAACCGTTTGTAAGTCATTGGTTGGATGGGGCCTTCGAAGTTGAAATTAGGATACCTTACCCTCTCACCGGGAGTGATTGTTTTGGCGAATATAATTGGAATCATGTCGCAGAAGGGTTTCAAATAAGGATCCAGATTCTTATAAAGATAGGCATCACAGTCGTACACTTCAATGCGGTACTTTTGAAGacgtgctacacacaaaatccagTGTTTCTGGTTAATGTTCACTGGCATGTAGACATCGTCAATTGTTGACCATTCTGGCATATATCTATGTGGTGCGCCCATATAATAGTCTTTGAATTCGTCGACTGGAAATTTGGCAGGATCCTTAATAAAATCCCTGTGCAGTCGCCTGATTCTATCCGACAATACGCAATCCCCAATTGCCGCATGTGTatttttatatgtcttgggatagCAGGAAATCCTTTTCCGCAGAAGATGGCAGAATGCATCGATTTCCTGCACAATGGGAGCATACAACATACATTGAGTACatatcaaacaacattgacTAAGTAAGTACtctgcgaaacgaagagtactttgcgaaacgaaaaatactttgcgaaacgaagaggactttgcgaaacgaaaaatactttgcgaaacgaagagtactttgcgaaacgaagagtactttgcgaaacgaaaagtactttgcgaaacgaagagtactttgcgaaacgaagagtactttgcgaaacgaagattaatgaattgatttgaaCGACTTACCTCGTCTTCAATCCATGTAAGCCTTGTTACAACTCTAACCAACActtccttctttgcttgaaccGTATGTAAATCCGT is part of the Impatiens glandulifera chromosome 1, dImpGla2.1, whole genome shotgun sequence genome and encodes:
- the LOC124914123 gene encoding uncharacterized protein LOC124914123 — encoded protein: MQETVVDDEKVNDGTDGKDDVMEDNEKVEDEKKEDVEKVEDAQKVETDEKVEDERKDNDEKVDDDEKVEDPKVEDVNIEVEAKLDGEKLDGVARVDDVEVDLKLKDLKVKVKDEKTVGDVKANDDNDDNDDFQLYNTPPKGNYGRRVRKPKKDDSYTNPSLSKMPKTKDPMKVNHLQKFDDELLHKVKAWLDDKKTDNSTTDLHTVQAKKEVLVRVVTRLTWIEDEEIDAFCHLLRKRISCYPKTYKNTHAAIGDCVLSDRIRRLHRDFIKDPAKFPVDEFKDYYMGAPHRYMPEWSTIDDVYMPVNINQKHWILCVARLQKYRIEVYDCDAYLYKNLDPYLKPFCDMIPIIFAKTITPGERVRYPNFNFEGPIQPMTYKRFPHPKVKTAAAKVGEVPRATESGDCGVFTLMYMEHLTANQPVHNVTSENMGFFRQKMAVRLFH